In one Bacillus mesophilus genomic region, the following are encoded:
- a CDS encoding carboxypeptidase M32, giving the protein MSKFQQVEQDFLEHVKKMSAYSEAIGLIHWDLRTGAPKNGVEQRSEVLGMLSSEVFALSTSDKMEEFIQILSSPEAEAEISEITKKSVAECKKEFERNKKIPAAEYKEYVILRSKSESAWETAKEASDFASFQPYLEKLVDFNKKFIGYWGYEGNKYNTLLDDFEPGVTVEVLDKVFAQLRSNIVPLVQAIADSPNKPKTDFLYQPFPKDKQRDFSLAVLKELGYDFNSGRLDETVHPFATGLNPGDVRVTTKYDEADFRSAVFGTIHECGHALYEQNVSKDLIGTPLCGGTSMGIHESQSLFYENFVGRSFPFWKKNYDLFKQYAEGQFNDVSLEEFYLAINESKPSLIRIEADELTYPLHVMVRYEIEKGLFNDEIEVKDLPEIWNNKMEEYLGVRPENDAQGVLQDVHWSGGAFGYFPSYALGYMYAAQIKEAMLKDLPNFDQLVEEGNLMAVREWLTEKVHRHGRMKKPLEILQDVTGEGLNAQYLVEYLQKKYNAIYNLG; this is encoded by the coding sequence ATGAGTAAATTTCAACAAGTTGAACAAGACTTTTTAGAGCATGTAAAAAAAATGAGTGCCTACAGTGAAGCAATTGGACTTATTCATTGGGACCTTAGAACAGGTGCACCCAAAAATGGAGTTGAACAGCGTTCAGAAGTATTAGGGATGCTTTCTTCTGAAGTGTTTGCATTATCTACTTCCGATAAAATGGAAGAGTTCATACAGATCCTATCAAGCCCAGAGGCTGAAGCGGAAATCTCTGAAATCACGAAGAAATCTGTTGCAGAGTGCAAAAAGGAATTTGAAAGAAACAAAAAGATTCCAGCTGCAGAATATAAAGAGTATGTAATACTTAGATCAAAGTCAGAATCTGCTTGGGAGACTGCTAAGGAAGCGTCTGATTTTGCATCTTTCCAGCCCTATTTAGAAAAGCTGGTTGATTTTAATAAAAAGTTTATTGGCTACTGGGGATATGAGGGTAACAAATATAATACTCTTCTAGATGACTTTGAGCCAGGTGTAACTGTTGAAGTACTAGACAAAGTGTTTGCTCAATTACGTAGCAATATTGTACCACTAGTACAAGCAATTGCTGATTCTCCAAATAAACCTAAGACAGATTTCTTATATCAACCATTTCCAAAGGATAAACAGCGTGATTTTAGTTTAGCTGTTCTAAAAGAGCTTGGTTATGACTTCAATTCAGGTCGTTTAGATGAAACGGTTCACCCGTTCGCCACTGGTTTAAATCCTGGAGATGTTCGTGTAACAACAAAATATGATGAAGCTGACTTTAGATCGGCAGTGTTTGGAACAATCCATGAATGTGGTCACGCTCTATATGAGCAAAACGTTTCAAAAGACTTAATTGGCACTCCATTATGTGGTGGTACGTCAATGGGTATCCATGAATCCCAGTCTTTATTCTATGAAAACTTTGTAGGTCGAAGCTTTCCTTTCTGGAAGAAAAACTATGATCTATTTAAGCAATATGCAGAAGGTCAATTTAATGATGTGTCATTAGAGGAGTTCTACCTAGCTATTAATGAATCAAAGCCTTCACTTATTCGTATTGAGGCTGATGAATTAACGTATCCACTTCATGTAATGGTTCGTTATGAAATCGAAAAAGGTTTGTTCAATGATGAAATTGAAGTAAAGGACCTACCAGAAATCTGGAACAATAAAATGGAAGAATATTTAGGCGTGCGTCCAGAAAATGATGCACAAGGGGTTCTTCAGGATGTTCACTGGTCTGGTGGAGCGTTCGGCTACTTCCCTTCTTATGCACTAGGATATATGTATGCGGCACAAATTAAAGAAGCTATGTTAAAGGATCTTCCTAACTTCGATCAGCTTGTTGAAGAAGGTAACCTAATGGCCGTTAGAGAGTGGTTAACAGAAAAGGTTCACCGTCATGGTCGTATGAAGAAGCCACTTGAAATCTTACAAGATGTAACGGGTGAGGGCTTAAATGCTCAATACTTAGTAGAGTATTTACAGAAGAAATATAACGCTATCTATAACTTAGGGTAA
- a CDS encoding ATP-dependent DNA helicase, which yields MMGQKLPFEIGKTDNFYNKLNEWIGDVFYDILPDAGFELRDEQIFMAFQLEKAFRDKQVIFAEAGVGTGKTLVYLLYAVCYARFTGKPAIIACADETLIEQLVKKEGDIAKIDKFLNIQVDARLAKSQDQYLCLNKLDERMSTGASDKEEDLFDELPGFVHDHNGLQKFFHYGDRKDYAHFSDDEWTNVAWDPFQDCFACSKRHRCGQTLSRDFYRKATDIIICSHDFYMEHIWTAESRKREGQLPLLPEASCVVFDEGHLVEFAAQKALTFRVKERTLEELLTRLLGNDLREEFAYLVEQALTDNEEFFHELKLNSSSVKGSNRLEITFPPSLLKTAQVLYKRIVEIGEALVFEGELHTINHYDLKIVEEHLDQLEHSLQLFLKTEEVISWVEPDDESFHLVIMPRTVQEVLSEQVFSQRIPFVFSSATLSQNGEFDYIARSLGIKQFASFIVESPFDYEEKMEIFMKKVEDENLFQSKLETAKAQIAITKGRALLLFNTRDELEQFKGAVKDDQEYSYLFEGDKEISELVSTFQNDEESILCAVHLWEGLDIPGPSLSNVIIWSLPFPPQDPVFQSKKKTVMDYQKEIEIPYMLLRLRQGIGRLIRTQEDQGMITIMMSDSTDNSVIDEVINVCPTKPIMI from the coding sequence ATGATGGGACAAAAACTTCCTTTTGAAATAGGGAAAACGGATAATTTTTATAATAAATTAAATGAGTGGATTGGGGATGTGTTTTACGACATATTGCCTGATGCAGGATTTGAACTTCGTGACGAACAAATTTTTATGGCGTTTCAGCTAGAAAAAGCATTCCGTGACAAGCAAGTCATCTTTGCAGAAGCAGGTGTTGGAACAGGAAAGACACTAGTCTACCTGTTGTATGCTGTTTGCTATGCAAGATTTACGGGAAAGCCAGCGATTATCGCATGTGCAGATGAAACACTAATTGAGCAGCTAGTTAAGAAGGAAGGCGACATTGCTAAAATAGATAAATTCCTTAACATACAAGTAGATGCAAGATTAGCAAAGTCACAGGATCAGTACCTTTGTTTAAATAAATTAGATGAGAGAATGTCTACGGGAGCATCGGACAAAGAAGAAGATCTGTTTGATGAGCTTCCGGGATTTGTTCATGATCATAATGGACTACAAAAGTTCTTCCACTATGGAGACAGAAAGGACTATGCGCATTTTTCAGATGATGAATGGACAAACGTCGCATGGGACCCTTTTCAGGATTGCTTTGCTTGCTCAAAGAGACACCGTTGTGGTCAGACTCTTTCAAGAGATTTTTATCGAAAAGCAACTGATATTATTATCTGTTCTCATGATTTCTACATGGAGCATATCTGGACAGCGGAATCTAGAAAAAGAGAAGGTCAGTTACCTTTATTACCTGAAGCGAGCTGTGTAGTGTTTGATGAAGGTCATCTTGTAGAGTTTGCTGCACAAAAAGCACTTACATTCCGTGTCAAAGAAAGAACGTTGGAAGAGCTATTAACACGTTTATTAGGAAACGACTTAAGAGAAGAATTTGCTTATTTAGTAGAACAGGCACTTACTGATAATGAAGAATTCTTTCATGAGTTAAAGCTGAATAGTTCTTCAGTTAAAGGATCTAATCGTTTAGAAATTACGTTTCCACCTTCCCTTCTAAAGACCGCTCAGGTTTTATACAAAAGAATTGTTGAGATAGGGGAAGCGTTAGTGTTTGAAGGCGAATTACATACAATCAACCATTATGATTTGAAAATTGTTGAAGAGCATTTAGATCAACTAGAGCATTCCCTACAACTATTTTTAAAGACTGAAGAAGTAATCTCATGGGTTGAGCCTGATGATGAGAGCTTTCATTTGGTGATCATGCCTAGAACTGTTCAAGAAGTATTGAGTGAACAGGTGTTTTCGCAAAGAATACCGTTTGTATTTTCTTCTGCAACACTATCTCAAAATGGCGAATTCGACTATATTGCTAGAAGCTTAGGAATTAAACAATTTGCTTCCTTTATTGTTGAGTCTCCTTTTGATTATGAAGAGAAAATGGAAATCTTCATGAAAAAGGTTGAGGATGAAAACCTGTTTCAGAGTAAACTTGAGACAGCTAAAGCGCAAATTGCTATAACTAAAGGTAGAGCTCTTTTGCTGTTTAATACACGCGACGAGTTAGAGCAATTTAAGGGTGCGGTAAAGGATGATCAGGAGTATTCCTACCTTTTTGAAGGCGACAAAGAAATCAGTGAACTAGTATCGACATTCCAAAATGATGAGGAATCCATACTTTGTGCCGTACACTTATGGGAGGGCTTAGATATACCAGGGCCATCCTTGTCCAATGTGATTATTTGGTCACTACCTTTTCCTCCACAGGATCCGGTATTCCAATCTAAGAAGAAGACAGTGATGGATTATCAAAAAGAAATTGAGATTCCTTATATGCTGTTGAGATTAAGACAAGGTATCGGACGGTTAATACGAACTCAAGAAGATCAAGGAATGATTACAATCATGATGTCAGATTCAACTGACAATAGTGTAATAGACGAAGTTATCAACGTATGTCCAACAAAACCTATCATGATTTAA
- a CDS encoding DUF3921 family protein — MLCDPLDFSKIKKAIDDTNKLIDTDLHHLDSVNGAIMEANEHLMNAISHATSIDKKYLKYTNG, encoded by the coding sequence ATGTTATGTGATCCTTTAGATTTTAGTAAAATTAAGAAAGCAATAGATGATACAAATAAGTTAATTGACACAGATCTACATCATCTAGATTCAGTAAATGGTGCCATTATGGAGGCTAATGAGCATTTAATGAACGCCATTTCACATGCAACATCCATAGATAAAAAGTATTTAAAATATACAAATGGCTGA
- a CDS encoding THUMP domain-containing class I SAM-dependent RNA methyltransferase produces MGKVTLIATAAMGIESVVADEVRSLGYENCIVENGKVIFEADEMAICRTNLWLRTADRIKLKVGEFKATTFDELFEKTKKLNWAQYIPVDAEFPVIGKSVKSKLFSVSDCQAIVKRAVVESLKTKYKQTTWFEENGPLYRIEVALLKDVVTLTIDTSGVGLHKRGYRVDQGEAPLKETLAATLVKLTNWTADKPFIDPFCGSGTIPIEAALIGQNIAPGFNREFASENWSWIDSSLWDKAREEAEDLAKYDQPLNIIGTDIDHRMINMAKDNAIEAGLGDLVSFKQMQVKDITSRDEYGVIVGNPPYGERLGEKKAVELMYKDMGKAFEKLPTWSVYMLTSHPEFEQLYGKQATKKRKLFNGFIRTDYYQFWGPRPPRNMSNSDS; encoded by the coding sequence ATGGGTAAAGTAACATTAATCGCAACAGCTGCTATGGGGATCGAATCTGTTGTAGCAGATGAAGTAAGAAGTTTAGGATATGAGAATTGCATCGTTGAAAATGGTAAAGTCATTTTTGAAGCAGACGAAATGGCTATTTGCCGTACCAATCTATGGTTAAGAACAGCAGATCGCATCAAGCTAAAAGTAGGGGAATTTAAAGCAACTACTTTTGATGAACTATTTGAAAAAACAAAAAAACTAAATTGGGCTCAGTATATTCCTGTAGATGCTGAATTCCCTGTAATTGGAAAGTCTGTTAAATCAAAGCTGTTTAGCGTGTCAGATTGTCAGGCTATCGTAAAAAGAGCGGTTGTTGAGAGCTTAAAGACGAAATATAAACAAACGACTTGGTTTGAGGAAAATGGACCTCTTTACCGAATTGAAGTGGCTCTTCTAAAGGACGTTGTTACGTTGACAATTGATACAAGTGGGGTTGGACTACATAAAAGAGGATATCGTGTTGATCAAGGGGAAGCACCGCTAAAAGAAACATTAGCTGCGACACTTGTAAAGCTAACTAATTGGACAGCGGACAAGCCTTTTATTGACCCTTTTTGTGGATCTGGAACGATTCCTATTGAAGCAGCGTTAATAGGTCAAAATATTGCACCAGGGTTTAACCGTGAGTTTGCTTCTGAAAATTGGAGCTGGATTGATTCGTCACTATGGGACAAGGCGAGAGAGGAAGCAGAGGATCTAGCAAAATATGATCAACCTTTAAATATTATCGGGACAGATATTGATCATCGTATGATTAACATGGCTAAAGATAATGCAATTGAAGCAGGCTTAGGAGATTTGGTTTCCTTTAAACAAATGCAGGTAAAAGATATAACCTCCAGAGATGAGTATGGGGTAATCGTTGGGAATCCACCATATGGTGAACGCTTAGGGGAAAAGAAAGCAGTTGAACTTATGTATAAAGATATGGGGAAAGCATTTGAAAAACTTCCAACCTGGTCTGTATACATGCTAACCTCACACCCAGAATTCGAACAACTGTATGGTAAGCAAGCGACGAAAAAGCGTAAGTTATTTAATGGATTTATTAGAACAGATTATTACCAGTTTTGGGGACCAAGACCACCTAGAAACATGAGTAATTCTGACAGCTAA
- the gpsB gene encoding cell division regulator GpsB, with translation MLSDKIKLTAKDILEKEFKTSFRGYSQEEVDKFLDYVIKDYEAFHQEIEELQQENLRLKRQADEGTKRPTPQPAGNTNFDILKRLSNLEKHVFGSKLFD, from the coding sequence ATGCTATCAGATAAAATTAAATTAACAGCTAAGGATATTTTAGAAAAAGAATTTAAAACATCCTTCAGAGGATATAGTCAAGAGGAAGTTGATAAATTCTTAGATTATGTCATTAAGGATTATGAAGCGTTTCATCAAGAAATAGAAGAGCTTCAACAGGAAAATTTACGTTTAAAGAGGCAAGCTGATGAGGGCACAAAAAGACCAACGCCTCAGCCTGCGGGAAATACCAATTTTGATATTTTAAAACGTTTATCAAACCTTGAGAAGCATGTATTTGGAAGTAAACTGTTTGATTAG
- a CDS encoding DUF1273 domain-containing protein — MLKVLTITGYKSFELGIFQKDHKGIDYIKKAIRKRLIPLIEEGLEWILISGQLGTEIWAAEVVLELRHEYPIQLAVLTPYLQQEEKWNDLSKEQYEWILSQADFVDSITKRPYENPGQLKAKNQYLVQKSDGLLAFYDDEKKGSPLFMVLEAQKKMQHQNYHIFYITSYDIEDIVNEEQFNDSTNW; from the coding sequence ATGTTAAAGGTACTCACAATTACGGGATATAAGTCATTTGAATTAGGAATATTTCAAAAAGATCATAAAGGAATTGATTACATAAAAAAAGCAATTCGCAAAAGATTAATCCCTTTAATTGAAGAAGGGTTAGAATGGATTCTTATTTCTGGGCAATTGGGGACTGAAATATGGGCAGCAGAAGTAGTTCTAGAGTTAAGGCATGAATATCCGATTCAATTAGCTGTATTAACACCGTATTTACAGCAAGAGGAAAAGTGGAATGATCTAAGCAAAGAGCAATACGAATGGATCTTAAGTCAGGCAGACTTTGTTGATAGTATTACAAAAAGGCCATATGAAAACCCAGGCCAGTTAAAAGCAAAAAACCAATATCTCGTACAAAAAAGCGATGGTTTATTAGCTTTTTATGATGATGAAAAAAAAGGTAGTCCTCTTTTTATGGTTCTAGAGGCTCAAAAGAAAATGCAACATCAGAACTACCATATATTTTATATAACTTCATATGATATTGAGGATATTGTGAACGAGGAACAGTTTAATGATTCTACAAATTGGTAA
- a CDS encoding spore coat protein gives MHHCNPKVLSPIVYPTKCCVQNFHDTTIVPHIHPSHTTNVNHHLYQHNHYFPHTESVVNEVANQHFVCPPGAPIPGGAPGVAPTPGMAPTPGMAPGMAPAPGAPGFPANNMFLG, from the coding sequence ATGCATCATTGTAATCCGAAAGTATTATCACCTATTGTATACCCTACGAAGTGCTGTGTTCAAAATTTCCATGATACAACAATCGTTCCACATATTCACCCAAGTCATACGACAAACGTAAATCATCACTTATATCAACACAACCATTATTTCCCTCACACTGAATCAGTTGTGAATGAAGTTGCAAATCAACATTTTGTTTGCCCTCCAGGAGCACCAATACCAGGAGGAGCACCGGGAGTAGCACCAACTCCAGGAATGGCACCAACACCAGGAATGGCGCCAGGAATGGCACCAGCTCCTGGAGCACCAGGTTTTCCTGCAAACAACATGTTTTTAGGTTAA
- a CDS encoding ribonuclease H-like domain-containing protein gives MSLKNKLNRMKKHLGTNSDHQETIEVSQPTEDIPFIQEWEDFDAKPYYFEDQYILIREKEYPLTTNHGLYPLGDLHDVVREWNQSDFSHPLSVAGFQSQDLFFFDTETTGLGGGTGNTIFLLGYARVFKDKVQLRQLFLPSPASEVALYHYFLQEVDYTTLVTFNGKAFDWPQVKTRHTMIRNEVPKLPKFGHFDLLHASRRLWKNEYESLKLSNVEKQILNISRDGDIPGYMAPMIYFHYLEDQNPEGVFGIMKHNETDILTLITLFTHISNKLLHAERGSDNEHFEVARWMEAVGEKVTATRHYYEIVNNKGINNWGAKLALSSVCKKENRYEEAIKLWKELCLGDQVPKSDRIYSAIELAKYYEHKAKEIEPALEFTNMAYEMAQTIPLFNHRELKKRINRLEIKYKKHSDIS, from the coding sequence ATGTCGTTAAAGAATAAGCTGAATCGAATGAAAAAGCACCTTGGTACAAACTCTGACCACCAGGAAACAATTGAAGTCAGTCAGCCTACTGAAGACATTCCTTTTATTCAGGAATGGGAGGATTTTGATGCAAAGCCATATTATTTTGAAGATCAATATATTCTTATTAGAGAGAAGGAGTATCCTTTAACGACAAATCATGGTTTATATCCTTTAGGAGATTTACATGATGTAGTCAGAGAGTGGAATCAGTCCGACTTTAGTCACCCTTTATCAGTAGCCGGCTTCCAAAGCCAAGATTTATTTTTTTTCGATACTGAGACAACAGGTCTTGGAGGTGGGACTGGAAATACGATCTTTTTATTAGGCTATGCAAGAGTGTTTAAAGACAAAGTACAGCTGAGGCAGTTGTTTTTACCAAGTCCTGCTTCAGAAGTTGCTCTTTATCATTACTTTTTACAAGAGGTAGATTATACAACTCTAGTAACGTTTAATGGAAAAGCGTTTGACTGGCCACAAGTAAAAACACGACACACTATGATTAGAAATGAAGTGCCAAAGCTACCGAAATTCGGGCATTTTGATTTACTTCATGCAAGTAGACGCTTATGGAAGAATGAATATGAATCATTAAAGCTAAGTAATGTGGAAAAGCAAATTCTAAACATTTCTAGAGATGGTGATATACCAGGTTATATGGCACCAATGATCTATTTTCACTATCTCGAGGATCAAAATCCAGAAGGTGTTTTTGGAATCATGAAGCATAATGAAACAGATATCCTAACGCTTATTACTCTTTTCACTCATATATCAAACAAGCTACTGCATGCGGAAAGAGGCAGTGATAATGAGCACTTTGAAGTGGCAAGGTGGATGGAAGCGGTAGGAGAAAAAGTAACCGCAACTAGGCATTACTATGAGATTGTAAACAATAAAGGTATAAATAATTGGGGTGCCAAATTAGCGCTATCATCAGTATGTAAAAAAGAAAATAGGTATGAAGAAGCAATAAAGCTTTGGAAGGAATTATGTCTAGGGGATCAGGTACCTAAGAGTGACCGAATATATTCTGCGATAGAGCTTGCGAAATACTATGAACATAAAGCGAAAGAAATTGAGCCTGCGCTTGAATTCACAAACATGGCTTATGAAATGGCTCAGACCATCCCTTTGTTTAACCACCGTGAGTTAAAGAAAAGGATCAATCGTTTGGAAATAAAGTATAAGAAACATTCAGATATTTCCTAG
- a CDS encoding DEAD/DEAH box helicase has product MQPFAKQNMQDLIHELKQNKQIVHWHTIDAKSAKTAPIPNSIDEKLSNALQARGINELYTHQVQAYEAIKRGKNFVAVTPTASGKTLCYNLPVLQSVLENSDSRALYLFPTKALAQDQKSELNELIEQIGVSINSYTYDGDTAPSIRQKVRKAGHIVITNPDMLHSAILPHHTKWVSLFENLKYIVIDELHIYRGVFGSHVANVIRRLMRICRFYGSNPQFICTSATISNPKELAEQLTGSDMELINNNGAPSGRKHFAFYNPPVVNKPLNIRKSATLEVRDLAGEFLKNKIQTIVFARSRVRVEIILTYLQELVKNELGSKSIRGYRGGYLPVQRREIERGLRNGEIYGVVSTNALELGVDIGQLQVCIMTGYPGTIASAWQQAGRAGRRQGEALIIMVGSSSPLDQYIIQHPEYFFEQNPETARINPDNLVILLDHIKCAAYELPFKQGDDFGGVELEDILEYLTDEKVLHHRGNKWFWMNDAFPAHNISLRSASQENVIIIDQTITANVKVIGEMDRFSAMTLLHDEAIYLHQGTQFQVEKLDWEEKKAFVREVEVDYFTDANLAVQLKVLEADKERTNEKLTLGYGDVMVTAMATIFKKIKFETHENIGSGPIHLPEEELHTNAAWFTFLKDEEISEKKLEQGLLGVAHAIKHIVPLIVMCDPGDVHIVPQVKSTHSGEPTIYLYDRYPGGIGLSEKLYDKMEHILVEAKKSINQCLCESGCPSCVGLDAYDTNTKTAALHLLKQFI; this is encoded by the coding sequence ATGCAACCATTTGCTAAGCAGAATATGCAAGATCTCATACATGAGCTTAAACAAAATAAACAAATAGTTCACTGGCATACGATTGATGCCAAGTCAGCTAAAACTGCCCCGATTCCGAATTCAATCGACGAAAAGCTGTCTAATGCCTTACAAGCTAGAGGCATAAACGAACTATACACCCACCAGGTCCAGGCATATGAAGCCATTAAAAGAGGGAAGAACTTTGTTGCGGTGACTCCAACGGCTTCTGGAAAAACGCTTTGTTATAATCTACCTGTTTTACAGTCAGTTCTTGAAAACTCTGATTCAAGAGCCCTATACTTATTTCCGACTAAAGCATTGGCACAAGATCAAAAAAGTGAGCTAAACGAATTGATCGAACAAATTGGGGTATCAATTAATAGCTATACCTATGATGGGGATACGGCACCATCAATTAGACAAAAGGTTAGAAAAGCAGGACATATCGTTATTACAAATCCGGACATGCTTCACTCGGCCATTTTACCTCATCATACAAAATGGGTATCGCTGTTTGAAAATCTCAAATATATCGTTATCGATGAACTACATATCTATCGTGGTGTGTTTGGTAGTCATGTAGCAAATGTGATTCGACGGTTAATGAGAATTTGCCGTTTTTATGGAAGTAATCCGCAGTTTATTTGTACCTCAGCAACGATTTCCAATCCCAAGGAGCTTGCCGAGCAACTAACAGGTTCAGATATGGAATTAATTAATAACAACGGTGCACCTTCAGGTAGAAAACATTTTGCCTTTTATAATCCTCCTGTGGTAAACAAACCTCTTAATATAAGAAAAAGCGCCACATTAGAGGTAAGAGATTTAGCTGGTGAATTCTTAAAAAATAAGATTCAAACAATTGTATTTGCACGCAGTCGAGTACGTGTAGAAATTATTCTAACCTATTTACAAGAACTAGTGAAAAATGAACTTGGTTCTAAGTCAATTCGTGGATATCGTGGCGGATATCTGCCTGTTCAAAGAAGAGAGATTGAACGCGGACTAAGAAATGGTGAAATATATGGAGTTGTGAGTACCAATGCACTTGAACTAGGTGTTGATATTGGTCAATTACAAGTTTGTATCATGACAGGTTATCCAGGAACGATTGCAAGTGCTTGGCAACAAGCTGGCAGAGCTGGCAGAAGGCAAGGAGAGGCTTTAATCATAATGGTAGGTAGCTCAAGTCCGTTAGATCAATACATCATCCAACATCCGGAGTACTTTTTTGAACAGAATCCTGAAACGGCTAGAATTAACCCTGATAATCTTGTGATTCTATTAGACCACATAAAGTGCGCAGCTTACGAGCTTCCATTTAAGCAGGGTGATGATTTTGGTGGAGTTGAACTAGAGGATATCCTTGAATACCTAACAGATGAAAAAGTGCTTCATCATCGAGGAAACAAATGGTTCTGGATGAATGATGCTTTTCCTGCTCATAACATCAGCTTGCGTTCTGCTTCTCAAGAAAACGTTATTATTATTGACCAAACCATCACTGCAAATGTAAAGGTAATTGGTGAAATGGATCGATTTAGTGCAATGACACTTCTTCACGATGAGGCGATCTATTTACACCAAGGTACTCAATTCCAAGTTGAAAAACTTGATTGGGAAGAAAAGAAAGCATTTGTTAGAGAGGTCGAGGTTGATTATTTTACAGATGCAAATCTAGCTGTTCAACTAAAGGTGCTAGAGGCAGATAAAGAAAGAACAAATGAAAAACTAACGCTTGGCTATGGAGATGTAATGGTCACTGCAATGGCGACGATCTTTAAAAAAATTAAGTTCGAGACTCATGAAAACATTGGGTCAGGTCCCATTCATCTTCCGGAAGAAGAGCTTCACACAAACGCAGCTTGGTTTACTTTTCTTAAGGATGAAGAGATTAGTGAGAAAAAACTCGAACAAGGTTTACTGGGTGTTGCCCATGCTATTAAGCATATTGTTCCTTTAATTGTCATGTGTGATCCAGGTGATGTTCATATAGTGCCACAGGTAAAATCCACACATTCAGGAGAACCAACTATCTACCTATATGATCGCTACCCAGGTGGAATAGGGTTAAGTGAAAAGCTTTATGACAAAATGGAACACATTCTAGTAGAAGCTAAAAAGTCGATTAATCAGTGTTTATGTGAAAGTGGCTGTCCTTCATGTGTAGGGCTTGACGCCTACGATACGAACACGAAAACAGCTGCTCTCCATTTACTCAAGCAATTTATTTAA
- a CDS encoding SagB/ThcOx family dehydrogenase, whose product MLKNWEIACQEFIEATSYGYGDLEKDWHLKVDSSKKPPTYLNYEDAVVTIPLGKPNFKEVPSLWNILQNRRSKRNFIEKPLTLEQLNLILWGTQGITGDLGDYQVRTSPSAGALYPIETYMLINNVEGIESGLYHLNVQDWVLEGLKLGDFSDFAYEVTEEQQMTKKAAVNFIWTAVIDRTSYKYKERAYRYIWWDVGHVAQNFHLVANALGLGSCTMGHWFDKEMNKFLGIDGQNHISVLMASVGNVEGKDWLSDRRPPKLD is encoded by the coding sequence ATGTTAAAAAATTGGGAAATAGCCTGTCAGGAATTCATTGAAGCCACGTCTTATGGTTATGGAGATTTGGAAAAAGATTGGCATTTGAAAGTGGATTCTTCGAAAAAACCTCCAACCTACCTGAATTATGAAGATGCCGTAGTTACAATCCCTCTAGGTAAACCAAACTTTAAAGAAGTTCCATCCTTATGGAATATTCTGCAAAATAGAAGATCTAAACGAAATTTTATTGAGAAACCACTTACATTAGAGCAATTAAACCTTATACTCTGGGGAACACAGGGAATAACGGGTGATCTAGGTGACTATCAAGTTAGAACTTCTCCTTCAGCTGGCGCACTTTATCCTATTGAGACATATATGCTTATAAACAATGTAGAAGGGATAGAGAGTGGTTTATATCACTTGAATGTCCAAGATTGGGTCCTAGAGGGATTAAAACTAGGAGATTTCTCAGACTTTGCTTATGAGGTAACAGAAGAACAGCAAATGACTAAAAAAGCTGCTGTAAATTTTATTTGGACAGCTGTGATTGACCGAACATCTTACAAATATAAAGAAAGAGCCTATCGTTATATATGGTGGGATGTTGGGCATGTAGCACAAAACTTTCATCTTGTAGCAAATGCATTAGGATTAGGGTCATGTACTATGGGTCATTGGTTTGATAAGGAAATGAATAAGTTTCTAGGAATTGATGGACAAAACCACATATCCGTATTAATGGCATCAGTGGGTAATGTAGAAGGAAAAGATTGGTTATCTGATCGAAGACCTCCAAAGCTTGATTAA